The following are encoded together in the Paludisphaera mucosa genome:
- a CDS encoding outer membrane protein assembly factor BamB family protein: protein MSRRLALVWAALLLCWAGPMAHAQSALPSSVVPSRTALSRLGLERQWITVAPVAGSERILRISRGQDLLFVQTDHALLHVFEAETGRPLWSAQIGEQSPTALPISQNSYAVFATCANILTALDRNTGRVIWQTNLDVLPSSGTTADDDHLLIGLENGMTRCYSLKQDHPKGASTLRTKPAMLWNVGTGGPIRTRPLIAGRIACFGSSDGKVYVNMTHEPTSLYRISTGGPIASELGTHGTRTLLIPSADDSLYAVDVLTSKIAWTFPSGAPIDQAPVVAQDEIFVINESGGLSVIDPKNGSPRWTTATDSGKLLGASPTKVYLLSGDNDLMVVARDTGKVLLDPAATFQRAGLNLRDFELSFPEHHDDRLYLATPSGVLVCLREIGATKPRLLRDPNAKPFGYVPPEGIKDLPNPFNEVPADPNGAPADPNAAPAEPDAAPADPNAAKAPQP from the coding sequence ATGTCCCGCCGACTCGCTCTGGTCTGGGCGGCCTTGCTCTTATGCTGGGCGGGGCCGATGGCCCACGCCCAATCCGCCCTGCCCAGCAGCGTGGTGCCGTCTCGCACCGCGTTGTCGCGGCTGGGGCTGGAGCGGCAGTGGATCACCGTCGCGCCGGTCGCCGGCTCGGAGCGGATCCTGCGGATCAGCCGGGGCCAGGACCTGCTGTTCGTCCAGACCGACCATGCCCTGCTGCACGTCTTCGAAGCCGAGACCGGCCGGCCGCTCTGGTCGGCCCAGATCGGCGAGCAGTCGCCGACCGCCCTGCCGATCTCGCAGAACTCGTACGCGGTGTTCGCCACCTGCGCCAACATCCTGACCGCGCTCGATCGCAACACGGGGCGGGTGATCTGGCAGACCAACCTGGACGTCCTGCCCTCCAGCGGCACGACGGCCGACGACGACCACCTGCTGATCGGCCTCGAGAACGGCATGACCCGGTGCTACAGCCTGAAGCAGGACCACCCCAAGGGCGCCTCCACGCTCCGCACCAAGCCGGCCATGCTGTGGAACGTCGGCACCGGCGGGCCGATCCGCACCCGGCCCCTGATCGCCGGCCGCATCGCCTGCTTCGGCAGCAGCGACGGCAAGGTGTACGTCAACATGACGCACGAGCCGACTTCGCTCTACCGCATCAGCACCGGCGGGCCCATCGCCAGCGAGCTGGGGACCCACGGCACGCGGACGCTGCTGATCCCGTCGGCCGACGACAGCCTGTACGCGGTCGACGTCCTGACCTCGAAGATCGCCTGGACCTTCCCCTCCGGGGCCCCCATCGATCAGGCGCCGGTCGTCGCGCAGGACGAGATCTTCGTCATCAACGAGTCGGGCGGCCTGAGCGTCATCGACCCCAAGAACGGCTCGCCCCGCTGGACCACGGCGACCGACTCGGGCAAGCTGCTGGGCGCGAGCCCGACCAAGGTCTACCTGCTCTCCGGGGACAACGACCTGATGGTCGTCGCCCGCGACACGGGCAAGGTGCTGCTCGACCCCGCCGCGACCTTCCAGCGCGCCGGGCTCAACCTGCGGGACTTCGAGCTGTCGTTCCCCGAGCACCACGACGACCGCCTGTACCTGGCGACGCCGTCGGGCGTGCTGGTGTGCCTCCGCGAGATCGGCGCGACCAAGCCGCGGCTGCTCCGCGATCCCAACGCCAAGCCCTTCGGCTACGTCCCGCCCGAGGGCATCAAGGACCTGCCGAACCCGTTCAACGAGGTCCCGGCCGACCCGAACGGCGCGCCGGCGGACCCCAACGCCGCGCCCGCCGAGCCCGACGCCGCGCCGGCGGACCCCAACGCCGCCAAGGCCCCGCAGCCCTGA
- the rimI gene encoding ribosomal protein S18-alanine N-acetyltransferase: protein MSTVPTSPLQTRVHVRWMIRRDMPEVLAIEHASFEYPWCEEEFLRVLRQRNCIGMVAEQGERIVGFMIYELHRNRIHVLDFATHPEFRRQGVGRQMIAKLVSKLSTQRRNRIALLVRETSVAAQFFYKVMGFRAVEVIREHFADTGEDAYGMLYHLDESILQPPAAVNRIARQYGA, encoded by the coding sequence ATGAGCACGGTACCAACCTCCCCATTGCAGACTCGCGTGCACGTCCGCTGGATGATCCGCCGCGACATGCCCGAAGTCCTGGCCATCGAGCACGCGAGCTTCGAGTATCCCTGGTGCGAGGAAGAGTTCCTGCGGGTGCTCCGCCAGCGGAACTGCATCGGCATGGTGGCCGAGCAGGGCGAGCGGATCGTCGGCTTCATGATCTATGAGCTGCACCGCAACCGGATCCACGTCCTCGACTTCGCGACCCATCCCGAATTCCGCCGCCAGGGCGTGGGCCGGCAGATGATCGCGAAGCTGGTCAGCAAGCTCTCGACCCAGCGCCGGAACCGGATCGCGCTCCTGGTCCGCGAGACCAGCGTCGCGGCCCAGTTCTTCTATAAGGTGATGGGCTTCCGGGCGGTCGAGGTCATCCGCGAGCACTTCGCCGACACCGGCGAGGACGCCTACGGCATGCTCTATCACCTGGACGAGTCGATCCTGCAGCCGCCGGCGGCCGTCAACCGCATCGCCCGCCAGTACGGCGCCTGA
- a CDS encoding DUF1571 domain-containing protein: MASSRRVLVGSLKKRIIASSLILSLSLAADSPKGEEPSAKAAEKPKAGADRRVALSDATPPPHTAMKPDLSAKGPARAEAASIAAEAPSARAIRTMTECQARFDAVKDYTCTFYKRERIDGKLSDMNVMSMKMRNAPHSVYFRFHQPNKGREAIFVEGRNGGYVLAHDVGFTKLLAGTMKLDPHGSRAMENCRHPITKAGVGNLIKTVVDRWTAELNDRESIVLFDSKIRLGSAPCLLIEAIHPEKKPEFYFHKVRLFIDAEMGIPVRYEAYDWPKKTGKAPELLEEYAYDEIKLNVGLGEEDFDAGNQLYSFGRF; this comes from the coding sequence GTGGCAAGTTCGCGACGCGTCCTCGTCGGGTCGCTGAAGAAACGCATCATCGCGTCGTCCCTGATCCTCTCGCTGTCGCTCGCGGCCGATTCGCCCAAGGGCGAAGAGCCGTCGGCGAAGGCGGCCGAAAAGCCCAAGGCCGGGGCGGACCGCCGCGTCGCACTTTCGGATGCGACGCCCCCGCCCCACACGGCCATGAAGCCCGACCTTTCGGCCAAGGGCCCCGCCAGGGCCGAGGCCGCCTCGATCGCGGCCGAGGCCCCCAGCGCCCGCGCCATCCGCACCATGACCGAATGCCAGGCCCGCTTCGATGCGGTGAAGGACTACACCTGCACGTTTTACAAGCGTGAACGCATCGACGGTAAGCTGTCGGACATGAACGTGATGAGCATGAAGATGCGGAACGCGCCCCACAGCGTATATTTCCGCTTCCATCAGCCCAACAAGGGCCGCGAGGCGATCTTCGTCGAGGGCCGCAACGGCGGCTACGTCCTGGCGCACGACGTGGGCTTCACCAAGCTGCTCGCCGGCACGATGAAGCTCGACCCCCACGGCAGCCGCGCCATGGAGAACTGCCGGCACCCCATCACGAAGGCCGGCGTCGGCAACCTCATCAAGACGGTCGTCGACCGCTGGACGGCCGAGTTGAACGATCGGGAGTCGATCGTCCTGTTCGACTCCAAGATCCGGCTCGGATCCGCCCCCTGCCTCCTGATCGAGGCCATCCACCCCGAGAAGAAGCCGGAGTTCTACTTCCACAAGGTCCGGCTGTTCATCGACGCCGAGATGGGCATCCCCGTCCGCTACGAGGCCTACGACTGGCCCAAGAAGACGGGCAAGGCCCCCGAGCTGCTCGAAGAGTACGCCTACGACGAGATCAAGCTCAACGTCGGCCTCGGCGAGGAAGACTTCGACGCCGGCAACCAGCTCTACTCGTTCGGCCGCTTCTGA
- a CDS encoding MBL fold metallo-hydrolase: MAEYTIDVVESAPFAQMAYVLWRPGRSDAIVVDPGFDSRTILDLLQNDGKTLAAILNTHGHVDHIAGNAALKEAHPDAPLIIGRGDASMLTDAASNLSMPFGEPILSPPADRLVDEGDRLDLAGFSMLVREVPGHSPGSVVYVLDAEDPPIVLGGDVLFAGSIGRTDFGRDSAADLERLMSGIVAKLLPLPDEARVYPGHGGVTSIGSERRTNPFIRDYLARTRPTGA; encoded by the coding sequence ATGGCGGAATACACCATCGACGTCGTCGAGTCCGCGCCGTTCGCCCAGATGGCCTACGTGCTCTGGCGTCCGGGGCGTTCCGATGCGATCGTCGTCGACCCCGGCTTCGACTCCAGGACGATCCTCGACCTGCTTCAGAACGACGGCAAGACCCTGGCCGCGATCCTCAACACCCACGGCCACGTCGACCACATCGCCGGCAACGCCGCGCTCAAGGAAGCCCACCCCGACGCGCCCCTGATCATCGGCCGCGGCGACGCCTCGATGCTCACCGACGCGGCGAGCAACCTCAGCATGCCGTTCGGCGAGCCGATCCTCAGCCCCCCCGCCGACCGTCTCGTCGACGAGGGCGATCGGCTCGACCTGGCCGGCTTCTCGATGCTCGTCCGCGAGGTCCCCGGCCACAGCCCCGGCTCGGTCGTCTACGTGCTCGACGCCGAGGACCCGCCGATCGTGCTGGGGGGCGACGTCCTCTTCGCGGGCTCGATCGGCCGCACCGACTTCGGCCGCGACTCGGCGGCGGACCTGGAACGGCTGATGTCCGGCATCGTCGCCAAGCTCCTCCCCCTGCCCGACGAGGCCCGCGTCTACCCCGGGCACGGCGGCGTCACCTCGATCGGCTCGGAGCGTCGGACCAACCCGTTCATCCGCGACTACCTGGCCCGGACGCGGCCGACCGGGGCATGA
- a CDS encoding metallophosphoesterase, which yields MTVWAISDLHLSLARPDGRERYGDRWRDHVPRIEAEWRAVVGRDDLVLLPGDLSMARNHRELQPDLRWLDQLPGRKVLAPGNHDGWWNSLAKIRPMLRPSLKAVDGTAELVDGLVIAGARSTAVPRVDDPDAPEDEKAVAKALASLEAALTAAALLRSRPDQPLILLWHFPPFDAFGRPGPWIERFARHGVTHCLYGHLHMESQWSAAVQGLRGRVRYQCVAADAVGFRPIRVAGA from the coding sequence ATGACGGTCTGGGCCATCTCGGACCTGCACCTCTCGCTCGCCCGGCCCGACGGCCGCGAGCGGTACGGGGACCGCTGGCGCGACCACGTCCCCAGGATCGAGGCCGAGTGGCGCGCCGTCGTCGGCCGCGACGACCTCGTGCTCCTGCCCGGCGACCTCTCGATGGCGCGGAACCACCGCGAGCTCCAGCCCGACCTCCGCTGGCTCGACCAGCTCCCGGGCCGGAAGGTCCTCGCGCCGGGGAATCACGACGGTTGGTGGAACAGCCTCGCCAAGATCCGCCCCATGCTCAGGCCCTCGCTCAAGGCCGTCGACGGCACGGCCGAGCTGGTCGACGGATTGGTGATCGCCGGCGCGCGCTCGACGGCCGTCCCGCGCGTCGACGACCCCGACGCCCCCGAAGACGAGAAGGCCGTCGCGAAGGCCCTCGCCAGCCTCGAAGCCGCCCTCACGGCCGCGGCCCTCCTCCGCTCACGTCCCGATCAGCCCCTCATCCTGCTCTGGCACTTCCCGCCGTTCGACGCCTTCGGCCGGCCCGGCCCGTGGATCGAGCGTTTCGCACGCCACGGCGTGACCCACTGCCTGTACGGGCATCTCCACATGGAGTCTCAGTGGTCCGCAGCCGTCCAGGGTTTGCGCGGCCGCGTCCGCTACCAGTGCGTCGCCGCCGACGCCGTGGGATTCCGACCGATCCGGGTCGCCGGGGCCTGA
- the csrA gene encoding carbon storage regulator CsrA: MLVLSRKLGEKIVIGDNIVVTVVKIDRNQIRIGIEAPHDVPVYREEIAPQRTNRQVEEVAV, encoded by the coding sequence ATGCTGGTTCTAAGCAGGAAGCTGGGAGAGAAGATCGTCATCGGCGACAACATCGTGGTGACGGTGGTCAAGATCGACCGCAACCAGATCCGGATCGGGATCGAAGCGCCCCACGACGTCCCCGTGTATCGCGAAGAGATCGCGCCGCAGCGGACGAATCGCCAGGTCGAAGAGGTCGCCGTCTGA
- a CDS encoding sugar phosphate isomerase/epimerase family protein has translation MYPCWNARAVGLALTAEATIALAAEAGFEGVDLLVRDVVDSGADAAELRRRMDDLGLRGGGWTLPMNWKNEPAAFEADLERLPLYAETAATLGLFRTGTWVRFESDPVGLDSLDDEEQRRRMVERTTAWQAERLGRMATVLAEHGTRIGLEIIGSRAERTGRGVPLIATYSELLRAFADLPRAHANIGVLADAYHLYAAGESAEAALAWGVDAITWVHVADPANPDRASMRDVERLLPGESPVGICRSLLETLAGRGYDGPVTAEPLTESRSFPSADPLERAGMTREALRGVWPSPRTTG, from the coding sequence GTGTATCCATGCTGGAACGCCCGGGCGGTCGGGCTCGCGCTGACGGCGGAGGCGACGATCGCGCTCGCGGCCGAGGCCGGTTTCGAGGGCGTCGACCTGCTGGTCCGCGACGTCGTCGATTCGGGCGCCGACGCGGCCGAATTGCGACGCCGGATGGACGACCTGGGCCTGCGGGGAGGGGGCTGGACCCTCCCGATGAACTGGAAGAACGAGCCGGCCGCCTTCGAGGCCGACCTGGAGCGGCTGCCCCTCTACGCCGAGACGGCGGCGACGCTCGGCCTGTTCCGGACGGGAACCTGGGTGCGCTTCGAATCCGATCCGGTGGGTCTCGACAGCCTCGACGACGAGGAGCAACGCCGGCGGATGGTCGAGCGAACCACTGCGTGGCAGGCGGAACGCCTGGGTCGCATGGCGACGGTCCTGGCCGAGCACGGCACTCGGATCGGCCTGGAGATCATCGGCTCGCGCGCCGAGCGCACCGGGCGCGGGGTGCCGCTGATCGCGACCTATTCCGAGCTGCTCAGGGCGTTCGCCGATCTCCCCCGCGCGCACGCGAACATCGGCGTGCTCGCCGACGCATACCACCTGTATGCGGCCGGCGAATCGGCGGAGGCCGCGCTGGCCTGGGGCGTGGACGCGATCACCTGGGTCCACGTCGCCGACCCGGCGAACCCGGATCGGGCGTCGATGCGCGACGTCGAGCGGCTGCTCCCCGGCGAATCGCCCGTGGGGATCTGTCGCTCGCTTCTCGAAACGCTGGCGGGACGAGGCTACGACGGACCGGTCACGGCGGAGCCGCTGACGGAGAGCCGATCGTTCCCGTCGGCCGATCCCCTGGAAAGGGCGGGGATGACGCGGGAAGCCCTGCGCGGGGTCTGGCCGTCGCCGAGGACCACGGGATGA
- a CDS encoding DUF3137 domain-containing protein → MGWFGASRDEVWRTLSDEAGADFVEGGFWKPSKVQARVGPWTVTLDTHAVHTGHAHITYTRMRAPFVNSEGLKFTIYRKGVFSDLGKFLGMQDIEIGDSEFDDAFIIKGNDETRIQKLFDDKKLRSLALAQPTLRLTVKDSEGWFGPAFPEDVDELHFQVVGVLKEVDRLKDLFDLFAAVLDRLCRIGAAQERDPGVAL, encoded by the coding sequence ATGGGCTGGTTCGGAGCGAGTCGGGACGAGGTCTGGCGGACGTTGAGCGACGAGGCGGGGGCCGACTTCGTCGAAGGCGGTTTCTGGAAGCCCAGCAAGGTCCAGGCCCGGGTCGGCCCGTGGACGGTGACGCTCGACACCCACGCCGTCCACACGGGGCACGCCCACATCACCTACACCCGGATGCGGGCCCCGTTCGTCAATTCCGAGGGATTGAAGTTCACGATCTACCGCAAGGGCGTCTTCAGCGATCTGGGCAAATTCCTGGGCATGCAGGACATCGAGATCGGCGATTCCGAGTTCGACGACGCGTTCATCATCAAGGGGAACGACGAGACGAGGATTCAGAAGCTGTTCGATGACAAAAAGTTGCGCTCGCTCGCTCTGGCCCAGCCTACGCTCCGGCTGACGGTCAAGGACAGCGAGGGCTGGTTCGGCCCCGCCTTCCCCGAGGACGTCGACGAGCTGCACTTCCAGGTCGTCGGCGTGCTCAAGGAGGTGGACCGGCTCAAGGACCTGTTCGACCTGTTCGCCGCCGTGCTCGACCGCCTCTGCCGGATCGGCGCGGCCCAGGAGCGAGACCCCGGCGTCGCACTCTGA
- a CDS encoding glycosyl hydrolase, producing the protein MVATWIESAAKGRNAGPIRAGMWSAAVVGTHPIEADQRVWLELYADDLALGRIPTFWIENKAGNSYWHAPIPPQAVGVRLHYRSVAEHRDSETAYSAYQDSIVRPNLPDRTEAPDLLSPALEGLVGNRHMTVRVDGRGSTYDVYFPTVGLHSNVRPKEGDLPQSRSHFRAIVGGLAVGRRLDWFTERSAWDAFQNYSGATNLLTTDLAWRQGPVRVHITDFVAMGDTLPSNAGMEKSPGQYIKRFRIKNEGPETRQAIFGVYVQAEVNGGVGDTGLSWHDQDRALLAINRGHGHSNRKLARDATVEFALALDPRGDVACEPTGPNEAILYRWIELPPGESVTVDLLVSGAFTGWRGDQGTFVHWLRPALNWFRSTDLDAVEQSTAREWDDFVEPIPTLHLPRAAYAVSLRRSALAAALHADIDAGSVAAGLDRGLSAYCWPRDAIWVGGALARLGHPEILRGVFGWLNRVRARNSPFLYWFQKYSIDGMPEWETPAVDQTALIPWGLERYYRATGDLAFVAGVWPMVEQAALVCGGDSGGHPGLFFDETLNLVSSAGMGDQLYGRFLYSNAAVVAGLRAAARMAASLNRTESADRWNALADRIWNDGVMKAVATEREGLPGLIDPETGRFLSGRGISMLRGLWTQNPTFVADRAGTVDVNTLALASPFHLLPATDPHLLKTAETILRANTPLSGDPNVLARMSYPPVVRARTGHVGEHPEISSLATFWMIRYLIELGRESGQGRHWTRAITMIDALLTRLGPLGLLFRSGGRLHESARIATTPGGTAWGLHAMMIETMLDLAGLEYDAVARRLEIRPVLAGSWPQTGVSRKFPCGDVTYRLERPLGGAVHRLTFDAVLTAPITLDVAVTCPGLTELGPWQSTPDSPAPEFDPKAGRLSWTLPMGAGDHRCSWTWG; encoded by the coding sequence ATGGTGGCGACGTGGATCGAGTCGGCGGCGAAGGGTCGCAACGCGGGTCCCATCCGGGCAGGCATGTGGTCGGCCGCCGTCGTCGGCACCCACCCGATCGAGGCCGACCAGCGCGTCTGGCTCGAGCTTTACGCCGACGACCTGGCCCTGGGCCGGATCCCCACGTTCTGGATCGAGAATAAGGCCGGCAACAGCTACTGGCACGCGCCGATCCCGCCCCAGGCCGTCGGCGTCCGGCTCCACTACCGCTCGGTCGCCGAGCATCGCGACTCCGAGACGGCCTATAGCGCCTATCAAGATTCGATCGTCCGCCCCAACCTGCCCGACCGCACCGAGGCCCCCGACCTGCTCTCGCCCGCGCTCGAAGGGCTGGTCGGCAACCGTCACATGACCGTGCGGGTGGACGGCCGGGGATCGACCTACGACGTCTACTTCCCCACCGTCGGCCTGCACTCGAACGTCCGGCCGAAGGAAGGGGACCTGCCCCAGAGCCGCTCGCACTTCCGGGCGATCGTCGGCGGCCTGGCGGTCGGCCGCCGCCTCGACTGGTTCACCGAGCGTTCGGCCTGGGACGCCTTCCAGAACTACTCGGGCGCCACGAACTTGCTGACCACCGACCTGGCCTGGCGCCAGGGGCCGGTCCGCGTCCACATCACCGACTTCGTGGCGATGGGCGACACGCTCCCCAGCAACGCGGGGATGGAGAAGTCGCCGGGCCAGTACATCAAGCGGTTCCGGATCAAGAACGAGGGGCCGGAGACCCGCCAGGCGATCTTCGGGGTCTACGTCCAGGCCGAGGTCAACGGCGGCGTGGGCGACACCGGCCTGAGCTGGCACGACCAGGACCGGGCCCTGCTGGCGATCAACCGCGGCCACGGCCATTCGAACCGCAAGCTGGCCCGCGACGCGACGGTCGAGTTCGCGCTCGCCCTCGACCCCCGGGGCGACGTCGCCTGCGAGCCGACCGGGCCCAACGAGGCGATCCTCTACCGCTGGATCGAGCTGCCGCCCGGCGAGTCCGTGACCGTCGACCTGCTGGTCAGCGGCGCCTTCACGGGCTGGCGGGGCGACCAGGGCACCTTCGTCCACTGGCTGCGGCCGGCCCTGAACTGGTTCCGCTCGACCGACCTCGACGCCGTCGAGCAGAGCACGGCCCGCGAGTGGGACGATTTCGTCGAGCCGATCCCGACGCTCCACCTGCCGCGCGCCGCCTACGCCGTCAGCCTCCGCCGCTCGGCGCTGGCGGCGGCGCTCCACGCCGACATCGACGCCGGCTCGGTCGCGGCCGGGCTCGACCGAGGGCTCTCCGCCTATTGCTGGCCCCGCGACGCCATCTGGGTCGGCGGCGCCCTGGCGCGGCTCGGCCACCCCGAGATCCTCCGCGGCGTCTTCGGCTGGCTCAACCGGGTCCGGGCCCGGAACAGCCCGTTCCTCTACTGGTTCCAGAAGTACTCGATCGACGGCATGCCCGAGTGGGAGACGCCGGCGGTCGACCAGACGGCGCTGATCCCCTGGGGCCTGGAGCGCTACTACCGCGCGACCGGCGACCTGGCCTTCGTCGCCGGCGTCTGGCCGATGGTCGAGCAGGCCGCGCTCGTCTGCGGCGGCGACTCGGGGGGCCATCCCGGGCTCTTCTTCGACGAGACGCTGAACCTGGTCAGCTCCGCCGGCATGGGAGACCAGCTCTACGGCCGGTTCCTCTATTCGAACGCGGCGGTCGTCGCAGGCCTTCGCGCGGCGGCCCGGATGGCCGCGAGCCTGAATCGGACCGAGTCCGCCGACCGCTGGAACGCGCTCGCCGACCGGATCTGGAACGACGGCGTCATGAAGGCGGTCGCGACCGAACGCGAGGGGCTGCCGGGCCTGATCGACCCCGAGACCGGCCGCTTCCTCAGCGGGAGGGGTATCTCGATGCTGCGGGGCCTGTGGACCCAGAACCCCACCTTCGTCGCCGATCGTGCGGGCACCGTCGACGTCAACACCCTGGCCCTGGCCTCGCCGTTCCACCTGCTGCCCGCCACCGACCCCCATCTGCTGAAGACGGCCGAGACGATCCTCCGCGCCAACACGCCGCTCAGCGGCGACCCCAACGTCCTCGCCCGGATGTCCTACCCGCCGGTCGTCAGGGCCCGCACCGGCCACGTCGGCGAGCATCCCGAGATCTCCAGCCTGGCGACCTTCTGGATGATCCGCTACCTGATCGAGCTGGGCCGCGAATCGGGCCAGGGTCGGCACTGGACGCGGGCCATCACGATGATCGACGCGCTCCTCACACGCCTCGGCCCCCTCGGCCTGCTCTTCCGGTCCGGCGGCCGGCTGCACGAATCGGCCCGGATCGCCACGACCCCGGGGGGGACCGCCTGGGGCCTGCACGCCATGATGATCGAGACGATGCTCGACCTGGCGGGCCTCGAATACGACGCGGTCGCCCGCCGGCTTGAGATCCGCCCGGTCCTGGCCGGATCCTGGCCCCAGACCGGCGTCTCGCGCAAGTTCCCCTGCGGCGACGTCACGTATCGCCTGGAACGCCCCCTGGGGGGCGCGGTCCACCGGCTGACCTTCGACGCCGTGCTCACGGCGCCGATCACGCTCGACGTCGCCGTCACCTGCCCCGGCCTGACGGAACTCGGCCCCTGGCAGTCCACCCCCGACTCGCCCGCGCCGGAGTTCGACCCCAAGGCCGGCCGACTCTCCTGGACCCTCCCGATGGGGGCCGGCGACCACCGCTGCTCCTGGACCTGGGGCTGA
- the trpE gene encoding anthranilate synthase component I — protein MSIHRPSFEDFAALAGTAACVPVYRQLVGDDLTPVSAFSRIERSAPSFLFESVVGGEKVGRYSFLGTEPFLRFEARGREIVVTDAAHPDVECRYHSDDPFGELQHLVECHRAAHVPGLPRFTGGAVGYAAYDAVRYTENLPNAPADDRNLPDLSFAFFDRMVLFDHIRKTVLVVAQAQLDPGCDLEEVYRRACARVDELVDRLGTPAAVLPLRDIDTAGPVRLAPRSNFTREGYEDVVRRCQEYIKAGDVFQVVPSQRFELKTTAKAFNIYRVLRVVNPSPFLFYLTFDDFQLIGSSPEILVRVEEGLVTIRPLAGTRRRGKDEAEDRALAEELLADPKERAEHIMLVDLGRNDVGRVAEYDSVTLSDVMKVERYSHVMHITSNVTGRLKAGKSAFDALRAGLPAGTVSGAPKVRAMEIIDEMEPTKRGPYAGAVGYIDFTGNMDTCIALRTLVLRGDTAYIQAGGGVVYDSVPADEYDETVNKASGLLKAIEIAETQL, from the coding sequence ATGAGCATCCATCGCCCTTCGTTCGAGGACTTCGCCGCCCTCGCCGGCACCGCGGCCTGCGTCCCGGTCTACCGTCAGCTCGTCGGCGACGACCTCACGCCCGTCTCGGCCTTCAGCCGGATCGAGCGGTCGGCGCCGTCCTTCCTGTTCGAGAGCGTCGTGGGCGGCGAGAAGGTCGGCCGCTACAGCTTCCTGGGGACCGAGCCCTTCCTGCGGTTCGAGGCCCGGGGCCGCGAGATCGTCGTCACCGACGCGGCCCATCCCGACGTCGAGTGCCGCTACCATTCCGACGACCCCTTCGGCGAGCTGCAGCACCTGGTCGAGTGCCACAGGGCCGCGCACGTCCCGGGGCTGCCGCGGTTCACCGGCGGGGCGGTCGGCTACGCCGCCTACGACGCCGTCCGCTACACCGAGAACCTGCCGAACGCCCCCGCCGACGACCGCAACCTGCCCGACCTCTCGTTCGCCTTCTTCGACCGCATGGTCCTCTTCGACCACATCCGCAAGACGGTGCTCGTGGTCGCCCAGGCCCAGCTGGATCCCGGCTGCGACCTGGAGGAAGTCTACCGTCGCGCCTGCGCCCGCGTCGACGAGCTGGTCGACCGCCTGGGGACGCCGGCCGCCGTCCTGCCGCTCCGCGACATCGACACCGCCGGCCCGGTCCGCCTCGCCCCCCGCTCCAACTTCACCCGCGAGGGCTACGAGGACGTCGTCCGCCGCTGCCAGGAGTATATCAAGGCCGGCGACGTCTTTCAGGTCGTCCCCAGCCAGCGGTTCGAGCTGAAGACGACGGCCAAGGCCTTCAACATCTACCGCGTGCTGCGGGTCGTGAACCCCAGCCCCTTCCTCTTCTACCTGACCTTCGACGACTTCCAGCTCATCGGCAGCTCGCCCGAGATCCTGGTCCGCGTCGAGGAAGGGCTGGTGACGATCCGCCCCCTCGCCGGCACCCGCCGCCGCGGCAAGGACGAGGCCGAGGACCGGGCCCTCGCCGAAGAGCTGCTGGCCGACCCCAAGGAGCGGGCCGAGCACATCATGCTCGTCGACCTGGGCCGGAACGACGTCGGCCGGGTGGCCGAGTACGACTCGGTGACGCTCTCCGACGTCATGAAGGTCGAGCGCTACTCCCACGTCATGCACATCACGTCGAACGTGACGGGGAGGCTCAAGGCGGGCAAGTCCGCGTTCGACGCCCTCCGCGCGGGCCTGCCGGCGGGGACCGTCTCGGGGGCCCCCAAGGTCCGGGCGATGGAGATCATCGACGAGATGGAGCCGACCAAACGCGGCCCGTACGCCGGGGCCGTCGGCTACATCGACTTCACCGGCAACATGGACACCTGCATCGCCCTGAGGACCCTGGTCCTCCGGGGCGACACCGCCTACATCCAGGCCGGCGGCGGCGTCGTCTACGACAGCGTCCCCGCCGACGAGTACGACGAGACCGTCAACAAGGCCAGCGGGCTCCTCAAGGCCATCGAGATCGCCGAGACCCAGCTCTGA
- a CDS encoding UvrB/UvrC motif-containing protein, translating to MKCQKCAKPATFHITDVVEKGKHQEFHFCDEHARQHLAPPEEAAETQTMGELASKLAAAPGTSGAPGSMREASAADKQVCPVCQITFLEFRNSGRLGCPYDYEVFRDELMPLLESIHGDTRHSGKVPKRAPRNTQQQTTLIQLRNELKRAVAAEDYEAAARLRDKIQGIEQDPA from the coding sequence ATGAAATGCCAGAAGTGTGCGAAGCCGGCGACCTTCCACATCACCGACGTGGTCGAGAAGGGGAAGCATCAGGAGTTCCACTTCTGCGACGAGCACGCGCGCCAGCACCTCGCCCCGCCCGAGGAGGCCGCCGAGACCCAGACGATGGGCGAGCTGGCCTCGAAGCTCGCCGCCGCGCCCGGGACGTCCGGGGCCCCGGGCTCGATGCGCGAGGCGTCGGCGGCCGACAAGCAGGTCTGCCCGGTCTGCCAGATCACCTTCCTGGAGTTCCGCAACTCGGGCCGGCTGGGCTGCCCTTACGACTACGAGGTCTTCCGCGACGAGCTGATGCCGCTTCTGGAGAGCATCCACGGCGACACCCGGCACTCCGGCAAGGTCCCCAAGCGGGCCCCCCGCAACACCCAGCAGCAGACCACCCTGATCCAGCTCCGCAACGAGCTCAAGCGGGCCGTCGCCGCCGAGGACTACGAGGCCGCCGCGCGGCTCCGCGACAAGATCCAGGGGATCGAGCAGGACCCCGCTTGA